One genomic region from Lates calcarifer isolate ASB-BC8 linkage group LG10, TLL_Latcal_v3, whole genome shotgun sequence encodes:
- the pla2g15 gene encoding group XV phospholipase A2, giving the protein MASWHRITASSSLLQVGLLLLLLSAQSSGKPREKCLGDKSCQPPRPPVVLIPGDLGNQLEAKLDKPSVVHYICYKKTDSFFTLWLNLELLVPVAIDCWIDNIRLIYNRTAHTTSSPPGVDIRVPGFGKTYSLEYLDPSKRSVGMYFFTIVQALVDWGYTRDDDVRGAPYDWRKAPNENKKYFLDLQKMIEEMANKAGGPVVLIAHSMGNMYTLYFLNQQPQAWKDKYIKAFICLGPPWAGVAKTLRVIISGDNNRIPVISPLKIRSQQRTAVSTSWLLPYAHSWSRDEVLVQTPTTNYTIQDYKRLYSDIGFEDGWLMRQDTEPLVTKLTPPGVAVHCLYGSGINTSEAFRYSDKFPDVEPTVVFGDGDGTVNLRSAIQCKQWVGMQKQPVTLKELPGNEHVNMLLNFTTVAYIKTVLFSP; this is encoded by the exons ATGGCGAGTTGGCACCGGATAACTGCTTCCTCTTCGTTGCTCCAAGTCggtttgttattgttgctgttgtcgGCTCAGAGCAGCGGGAAACCGCGAGAGAAATGTCTCGGAGACAAGTCATGTCAGCCCCCAAGACCTCCCGTTGTCCTCA TCCCTGGGGATCTGGGAAACCAGTTGGAAGCAAAGCTGGATAAACCCAGTGTCGTCCATTACATCTGCTACAAGAAGACTGACTCCTTCTTCACACTGTGGCTCAACCTGGAGCTGCTGGTCCCTGTAGCCATTGACTGTTGGATAGACAACATAAG attGATCTACAACAGGACTGCACACACCACCTCATCCCCTCCGGGTGTGGATATCCGCGTCCCAGGGTTTGGAAAGACGTATTCACTGGAGTATTTGGACCCCAGCAAACGCAGTGTGG GCATGTATTTCTTTACTATAGTGCAGGCGCTGGTAGACTGGGGCTACACTAGAGATGACGATGTCAGAGGAGCTCCATATGATTGGAGGAAAGCCCCAA ATGAGAATAAAAAGTATTTCCTAGACCTACAGAAGATGATTGAAGAGATGGCAAATAAGGCTGGTGGGCCTGTGGTGCTCATTGCTCACAGTATGGGCAACATGTACACCTTGTACTTCCTCAACCAGCAGCCTCAGGCTTGGAAAGACAAATACATCAAAGCTTTCATCTGTCTAGGACCACCATGGGCCGGGGTGGCCAAGACCCTGCGCGTGATCATCTCTG GTGATAATAACCGCATTCCAGTGATTAGCCCATTGAAGATTCGCTCCCAGCAACGTACTGCTGTCTCCACCTCCTGGCTGCTCCCCTACGCCCATTCTTGGTCCAGAGATGag GTCCTGGTGCAGACACCCACCACCAACTACACTATACAGGACTACAAACGGCTCTACTCAGACATTGGTTTTGAGGATGGCTGGCTGATGCGGCAGGACACAGAGCCACTGGTAACCAAACTTACACCCCCCGGTGTGGCTGTTCACTGCTTATATGGCAGCGGCATCAACACATCTGAGGCCTTCCGGTACTCCGACAAGTTTCCCGATGTAGAACCCACGGTGGTGTTCGGTGATGGGGATGGGACAGTGAACCTGCGAAGCGCCATCCAGTGCAAGCAGTGGGTGGGAATGCAGAAACAGCCTGTGACATTAAAGGAGCTTCCAGGGAATGAACATGTGAATATGTTGCTGAACTTTACCACTGTGGCTTACATCAAGACCGTGCTGTTCTCACCCTGA
- the usb1 gene encoding U6 snRNA phosphodiesterase 1 isoform X3, whose product MPNDSRMLVGYSSSSSEDSEAASDVEKSCSRKCQEEDDGNDDCPVRKKPKTEEQVTKARLPLPDCLLAMFPDDEVPQTEDSSLHSGRIRSFKHERGNWATYVYLPYHPEEEFRELLDELLSAARAHGVVLTPQDEFHLSLSQTVVLRHHWIQPFTQSLRFVCSAGKLRVYCNAERTRTFLGMEVCTGHAQLLDLVQAVDRTMTEFHLDTFYKDPSFHVSLAWCVGDLTVQIEECIQVLQCVVDDHEEGPFLLRLDGMELRCRTGNKTFHFPLKP is encoded by the exons ATGCCCAACGACTCGCG GATGTTGGTTggctacagcagcagctcctcggAAGACAGCGAGGCAGCGAGTGATGTGGAGAAAAGTTGTTCTCGAAAGTgtcaagaggaagatgatggtaACGATGACTGCCCAGTGAGGAAGAAACCTAAAACTGAGGAACAGGTTACTAAAGCAAG GCTGCCTCTCCCTGATTGCCTGCTGGCCATGTTTCCAGATGACGAAGTACCACAGACTGAAGACAGCTCTCTTCACAGTGGCCGTATCCGCTCTTTCAAACATGAGAGAGGAAACTGGGCCACCTATGTTTATTTGCCAT ACCATCCTGAGGAGGAGTTCAGGGAGCTGCTGGATGAACTGCTCTCCGCAGCAAGGGCCCATGGTGTCGTTTTGACCCCACAGGACGAGTTCCACCTCAGCCTGTCCCAGACGGTGGTGCTGAGACACCACTGGATCCAGCCCTTTACACAGAGCCTCAG GTTTGTGTGCTCAGCAGGGAAACTAAGGGTGTATTGTAATGCTGAGAGGACAAG GACATTCTTGGGTATGGAAGTGTGTACTGGGCATGCTCAGTTGTTGGACCTGGTCCAAGCTGTGGACAGAACGATGACAGAGTTTCACCTAGACACTTTCTACAAG GATCCATCTTTTCATGTGAGTCTGGCCTGGTGTGTTGGAGACCTGACAGTGCAGATTGAGGAATGTATTCAGGTGCTGCAG tGTGTGGTTGATGACCATGAAGAAGGACCATTTCTTCTGAGGTTGGATGGCATGGAGCTGCGCTGCAGGACTGGAAACAAAACTTTCCATTTCCCCCTCAAGCCCTAA
- the usb1 gene encoding U6 snRNA phosphodiesterase 1 isoform X4, with amino-acid sequence MPNDSRMLVGYSSSSSEDSEAASDVEKSCSRKCQEEDDGNDDCPVRKKPKTEEQVTKARLPLPDCLLAMFPDDEVPQTEDSSLHSGRIRSFKHERGNWATYVYLPYHPEEEFRELLDELLSAARAHGVVLTPQDEFHLSLSQTVVLRHHWIQPFTQSLRSDLAHCKRTFLGMEVCTGHAQLLDLVQAVDRTMTEFHLDTFYKDPSFHVSLAWCVGDLTVQIEECIQVLQCVVDDHEEGPFLLRLDGMELRCRTGNKTFHFPLKP; translated from the exons ATGCCCAACGACTCGCG GATGTTGGTTggctacagcagcagctcctcggAAGACAGCGAGGCAGCGAGTGATGTGGAGAAAAGTTGTTCTCGAAAGTgtcaagaggaagatgatggtaACGATGACTGCCCAGTGAGGAAGAAACCTAAAACTGAGGAACAGGTTACTAAAGCAAG GCTGCCTCTCCCTGATTGCCTGCTGGCCATGTTTCCAGATGACGAAGTACCACAGACTGAAGACAGCTCTCTTCACAGTGGCCGTATCCGCTCTTTCAAACATGAGAGAGGAAACTGGGCCACCTATGTTTATTTGCCAT ACCATCCTGAGGAGGAGTTCAGGGAGCTGCTGGATGAACTGCTCTCCGCAGCAAGGGCCCATGGTGTCGTTTTGACCCCACAGGACGAGTTCCACCTCAGCCTGTCCCAGACGGTGGTGCTGAGACACCACTGGATCCAGCCCTTTACACAGAGCCTCAGGTCAGACTTGGCACACTGCAAAAG GACATTCTTGGGTATGGAAGTGTGTACTGGGCATGCTCAGTTGTTGGACCTGGTCCAAGCTGTGGACAGAACGATGACAGAGTTTCACCTAGACACTTTCTACAAG GATCCATCTTTTCATGTGAGTCTGGCCTGGTGTGTTGGAGACCTGACAGTGCAGATTGAGGAATGTATTCAGGTGCTGCAG tGTGTGGTTGATGACCATGAAGAAGGACCATTTCTTCTGAGGTTGGATGGCATGGAGCTGCGCTGCAGGACTGGAAACAAAACTTTCCATTTCCCCCTCAAGCCCTAA
- the usb1 gene encoding U6 snRNA phosphodiesterase 1 isoform X1 translates to MPNDSRMLVGYSSSSSEDSEAASDVEKSCSRKCQEEDDGNDDCPVRKKPKTEEQVTKARLPLPDCLLAMFPDDEVPQTEDSSLHSGRIRSFKHERGNWATYVYLPYHPEEEFRELLDELLSAARAHGVVLTPQDEFHLSLSQTVVLRHHWIQPFTQSLRSDLAHCKRFVCSAGKLRVYCNAERTRTFLGMEVCTGHAQLLDLVQAVDRTMTEFHLDTFYKDPSFHVSLAWCVGDLTVQIEECIQVLQCVVDDHEEGPFLLRLDGMELRCRTGNKTFHFPLKP, encoded by the exons ATGCCCAACGACTCGCG GATGTTGGTTggctacagcagcagctcctcggAAGACAGCGAGGCAGCGAGTGATGTGGAGAAAAGTTGTTCTCGAAAGTgtcaagaggaagatgatggtaACGATGACTGCCCAGTGAGGAAGAAACCTAAAACTGAGGAACAGGTTACTAAAGCAAG GCTGCCTCTCCCTGATTGCCTGCTGGCCATGTTTCCAGATGACGAAGTACCACAGACTGAAGACAGCTCTCTTCACAGTGGCCGTATCCGCTCTTTCAAACATGAGAGAGGAAACTGGGCCACCTATGTTTATTTGCCAT ACCATCCTGAGGAGGAGTTCAGGGAGCTGCTGGATGAACTGCTCTCCGCAGCAAGGGCCCATGGTGTCGTTTTGACCCCACAGGACGAGTTCCACCTCAGCCTGTCCCAGACGGTGGTGCTGAGACACCACTGGATCCAGCCCTTTACACAGAGCCTCAGGTCAGACTTGGCACACTGCAAAAG GTTTGTGTGCTCAGCAGGGAAACTAAGGGTGTATTGTAATGCTGAGAGGACAAG GACATTCTTGGGTATGGAAGTGTGTACTGGGCATGCTCAGTTGTTGGACCTGGTCCAAGCTGTGGACAGAACGATGACAGAGTTTCACCTAGACACTTTCTACAAG GATCCATCTTTTCATGTGAGTCTGGCCTGGTGTGTTGGAGACCTGACAGTGCAGATTGAGGAATGTATTCAGGTGCTGCAG tGTGTGGTTGATGACCATGAAGAAGGACCATTTCTTCTGAGGTTGGATGGCATGGAGCTGCGCTGCAGGACTGGAAACAAAACTTTCCATTTCCCCCTCAAGCCCTAA
- the usb1 gene encoding U6 snRNA phosphodiesterase 1 isoform X2 → MLVGYSSSSSEDSEAASDVEKSCSRKCQEEDDGNDDCPVRKKPKTEEQVTKARLPLPDCLLAMFPDDEVPQTEDSSLHSGRIRSFKHERGNWATYVYLPYHPEEEFRELLDELLSAARAHGVVLTPQDEFHLSLSQTVVLRHHWIQPFTQSLRSDLAHCKRFVCSAGKLRVYCNAERTRTFLGMEVCTGHAQLLDLVQAVDRTMTEFHLDTFYKDPSFHVSLAWCVGDLTVQIEECIQVLQCVVDDHEEGPFLLRLDGMELRCRTGNKTFHFPLKP, encoded by the exons ATGTTGGTTggctacagcagcagctcctcggAAGACAGCGAGGCAGCGAGTGATGTGGAGAAAAGTTGTTCTCGAAAGTgtcaagaggaagatgatggtaACGATGACTGCCCAGTGAGGAAGAAACCTAAAACTGAGGAACAGGTTACTAAAGCAAG GCTGCCTCTCCCTGATTGCCTGCTGGCCATGTTTCCAGATGACGAAGTACCACAGACTGAAGACAGCTCTCTTCACAGTGGCCGTATCCGCTCTTTCAAACATGAGAGAGGAAACTGGGCCACCTATGTTTATTTGCCAT ACCATCCTGAGGAGGAGTTCAGGGAGCTGCTGGATGAACTGCTCTCCGCAGCAAGGGCCCATGGTGTCGTTTTGACCCCACAGGACGAGTTCCACCTCAGCCTGTCCCAGACGGTGGTGCTGAGACACCACTGGATCCAGCCCTTTACACAGAGCCTCAGGTCAGACTTGGCACACTGCAAAAG GTTTGTGTGCTCAGCAGGGAAACTAAGGGTGTATTGTAATGCTGAGAGGACAAG GACATTCTTGGGTATGGAAGTGTGTACTGGGCATGCTCAGTTGTTGGACCTGGTCCAAGCTGTGGACAGAACGATGACAGAGTTTCACCTAGACACTTTCTACAAG GATCCATCTTTTCATGTGAGTCTGGCCTGGTGTGTTGGAGACCTGACAGTGCAGATTGAGGAATGTATTCAGGTGCTGCAG tGTGTGGTTGATGACCATGAAGAAGGACCATTTCTTCTGAGGTTGGATGGCATGGAGCTGCGCTGCAGGACTGGAAACAAAACTTTCCATTTCCCCCTCAAGCCCTAA
- the znf319b gene encoding zinc finger protein 319 yields MDWATPAAKLNPYSRARMTEAWQQHAVAPPPVVHTIPPGAENALGCAVYGIVLQPDATSLQQQQQQTQHGQHSQHSQQHSGGQQHGGGQHSQQQHTAQTQQTSLQVGTEGHKCGACGHDISHLANPHEHQCMVSQDRSFQCTQCMKIFHQATDLLEHQCVQVEQKPFVCGVCKMGFSLLTSLAQHHTSHNSTNPMKCSICEKTYRPGSSGNATPNSNNPQQPSSDGASASSSSSILPFPSARDRPYKCSVCQKGFKHLSELTRHERVHTGEKPFKCDTCDKAFSQSSHLQHHQRTHSNERPFKCAVCEKSFKHRSHLVRHMYVHSGEHLFKCNLCELHFKESSELLHHPCHPQGSRPFRCATCGKGFKRPSDLRQHERTHSEERPFHCDECQMSFKQQYALVRHRRTHKDPTDRPFKCNLCDKGFMQPSHLLYHQHVHGMDNLFKCASCQKEFSQSGELLRHKCGESSNTSPDKPYKCDVCGKGYKKSSTLQRHQNSHCQEKPLKCSLCDRRFLSSSEFVQHRCDPSREKPLKCPDCEKRFKYSSDLNRHRRVHTGEKPYKCGHCNKGFKQREHLTKHQSTHSREGQFKCVWCGERFSDLGSLQDHTVQHTADGGGYPVPQCI; encoded by the exons ATGGA TTGGGCCACACCAGCTGCCAAACTGAATCCCTACAGTCGAGCCCGGATGACAGAGGCTTGGCAGCAGCATGCTGTTGCTCCACCTCCAGTCGTCCACACCATCCCTCCAGGAGCTGAGAATGCGTTGGGTTGTGCTGTGTATGGTATCGTACTACAGCCAGATGCTACGTCTttgcaacagcaacagcagcagactcaGCATGGGCAGCACAGCCAGCACAGCCAGCAACACAGTGGGGGTCAGCAGCATGGAGGCGGGCAGCACAGTCAACAACAGCACACTGCCCAGACCCAACAGACCTCCCTACAGGTGGGGACAGAAGGACACAAGTGTGGGGCATGTGGACATGATATATCCCACCTGGCTAACCCACATGAGCACCAGTGCATGGTGAGTCAAGACAGGTCATTCCAGTGCACCCAATGCATGAAGATTTTCCACCAGGCGACAGACTTGCTAGAGCACCAGTGTGTTCAGGTGGAACAAAAGCCAtttgtgtgtggggtgtgtaAGATGGGATTCTCCCTGCTCACTTCTCTAGCCCagcatcacacatcacacaacagCACCAACCCAATGAAGTGTTCAATATGTGAGAAGACCTACCGACCTGGTTCTTCTGGCAATGCCACACCAAACTCAAACAACCCCCAGCAGCCCAGCAGTGATGGTGCATCAGCCAGCAGCAGTTCATCTATTCTACCTTTTCCCTCGGCCAGAGACCGGCCATACAAATGCTCCGTTTGCCAGAAGGGCTTCAAACACCTGTCAGAACTCACACGGCATGAGAGGGTGCACACAGGAGAGAAGCCGTTCAAATGTGACACATGTGACAAGGCTTTCAGCCAGTCGTCACATCTACAGCACCACCAGCGAACACACAGCAATGAGCGCCCATTCAAGTGTGCTGTCTGTGAAAAGAGTTTTAAGCACCGCTCCCACCTTGTGCGTCATATGTATGTGCACTCTGGTGAGCACTTGTTCAAATGCAACTTATGTGAGCTGCACTTCAAAGAGTCATCGGAGCTCCTTCACCACCCCTGCCACCCACAGGGTTCTCGTCCATTTCGCTGTGCCACGTGTGGTAAGGGTTTCAAGAGGCCATCTGACCTTCGCCAACATGAACGCACACACTCTGAGGAGCGTCCCTTCCACTGTGATGAGTGTCAAATGAGCTTCAAACAGCAGTATGCACTTGTGCgccacagacgcacacacaaagacccTACTGACCGGCCGTTCAAATGCAATCTGTGTGACAAGGGTTTCATGCAGCCTTCTCACCTCCTCTACCACCAGCACGTCCATGGCATGGACAACTTGTTTAAGTGTGCCTCATGCCAGAAGGAGTTCAGCCAGTCAGGAGAGTTGCTCAGACACAAATGTGGTGAGTCGTCCAACACCTCACCAGATAAGCCGTACAAGTGTGACGTTTGTGGCAAGGGCTATAAGAAGAGTTCCACGTTACAGCGCCATCAAAACTCTCACTGCCAAGAGAAGCCCCTCAAATGCTCGCTCTGTGACCGACGTTTCCTCTCGTCCTCAGAATTTGTCCAGCACCGCTGTGACCCGTCACGGGAAAAGCCGCTGAAGTGCCCAGACTGTGAGAAACGTTTCAAATACTCATCAGACCTGAACCGACACCGGCGCGTACATACAGGGGAGAAACCGTACAAATGCGGCCACTGCAACAAGGGCTTCAAACAACGCGAGCACCTGACCAAACACCAGAGCACACACTCCAGAGAGGGCCAGTTCAAGTGTGTTTGGTGTGGAGAACGTTTCAGTGACTTGGGCTCTTTGCAGGATCACACAGTGCAGCACACAGCCGATGGAGGGGGTTACCCTGTACCCCAGTGCATATAA